In Bombina bombina isolate aBomBom1 chromosome 6, aBomBom1.pri, whole genome shotgun sequence, a single genomic region encodes these proteins:
- the LOC128663416 gene encoding cocaine- and amphetamine-regulated transcript protein-like, translating into MESSRLRFLALGSCLLLIVAVSGQEDSSELETRALRDFYPKDTLPSSEKELLGALQEVLEKLQNKRVPLWEKKFGQVPVCDVGEQCAVRKASRIGKLCNCPRGAVCNFFLLKCL; encoded by the exons ATGGAGAGCTCCAGGCTGCGCTTTCTGGCTCTGGGCAGCTGCTTGCTGTTAATTGTTGCTGTGAGTGGTCAAGAGGACAGCTCCGAGCTAGAGACCAGGGCACTAAGGGACTTCTACCCGAAGGACACCCTACCCTCAAGTGAGAAGGAACTG CTCGGGGCTCTTCAAGAAGTTTTGGAGAAATTGCAGAATAAACGTGTGCCTTTGTGGGAGAAGAAATTCGGTCAAGTTCCAGTG TGTGATGTTGGAGAGCAATGTGCAGTCAGGAAAGCATCACGAATTGGAAAATTATGTAACTGTCCAAGAGGTGCAGTCTGCAACTTCTTTCTCTTAAAATGtctatag